A stretch of Synechococcus sp. MIT S9220 DNA encodes these proteins:
- a CDS encoding N-acetyltransferase yields MALLPFRQQAAVPRLPERYSVSMEFVPDGNSINALLEDCGDQPHPVERWPLALQRSIWHLSILDSEEQRLVGFVRATSDQALNANLWNLAAASGPDQARLLEVLVHRSLACLRRDLPGCSISIAAPAEALDALKSRGFILDPGGIRAMGLRLR; encoded by the coding sequence GTGGCACTGCTTCCCTTTCGCCAACAGGCCGCCGTTCCACGGCTCCCAGAGCGCTACAGCGTGAGCATGGAGTTCGTTCCCGATGGGAACAGCATCAATGCCCTGCTGGAAGACTGCGGCGATCAACCCCACCCGGTGGAACGCTGGCCGCTGGCACTGCAACGCAGCATCTGGCACCTGAGCATCCTCGACAGTGAAGAGCAGCGGCTTGTGGGCTTCGTCAGAGCCACCAGTGATCAGGCGCTGAATGCCAATCTCTGGAACCTGGCAGCCGCTTCAGGACCTGATCAAGCCAGATTGCTGGAGGTGCTGGTTCACCGTTCACTGGCCTGTTTACGCAGAGATTTGCCCGGATGCAGCATTTCGATTGCAGCACCTGCCGAGGCGCTGGATGCACTGAAATCGCGCGGCTTCATTCTTGATCCTGGCGGGATCAGGGCGATGGGCCTGCGGCTGCGATAA